One genomic region from Drosophila subpulchrella strain 33 F10 #4 breed RU33 unplaced genomic scaffold, RU_Dsub_v1.1 Primary Assembly Seq2, whole genome shotgun sequence encodes:
- the LOC119559287 gene encoding lysophospholipase-like protein 1, translating to MKPALKTVNATGRHTASVIFFHGSGDTGPNVLEWVRFLLGGNLEYPHIKIIYPTAPKQKYTPLDGELSNVWFDRKSVNIAAPESRKSMSQCYEAVNQLIDEEVSSGIPLNRIIVGGFSMGGAVALHTGYHLKPSLAGVFAHSSFLNRGSVVYESLANSQGDSLPELRMFHGERDTLVPPDWGVETFESLKKLGVKGTFHPLRNTLHELKTASITDLQKWIQEKLPPLENQVQNKL from the coding sequence ATGAAGCCGGCCTTGAAAACGGTCAATGCCACAGGAAGGCACACCGCCTCGGTGATATTCTTCCATGGATCCGGCGACACGGGCCCCAATGTTCTGGAATGGGTGCGCTTTCTGCTCGGCGGGAACCTGGAGTATCCGCACATAAAGATCATCTATCCCACGGCCCCCAAGCAGAAGTACACCCCGTTGGACGGGGAGCTGTCCAATGTTTGGTTCGACCGCAAATCCGTGAACATAGCCGCCCCGGAGAGCAGGAAGAGCATGTCCCAGTGCTACGAGGCAGTCAATCAGCTCATCGATGAAGAGGTGTCCAGTGGAATCCCACTGAACAGAATCATCGTGGGCGGTTTCTCCATGGGCGGTGCCGTGGCCTTGCATACGGGCTATCATTTGAAACCCAGTTTGGCCGGTGTATTCGCACACTCCTCGTTCCTGAACCGCGGCTCCGTTGTGTACGAGTCTCTGGCGAACAGCCAAGGGGATTCCCTTCCCGAGCTGCGAATGTTCCACGGGGAAAGGGATACTCTAGTGCCGCCAGACTGGGGCGTGGAGACCTTCGAATCCCTTAAAAAACTGGGAGTCAAGGGCACATTCCATCCACTAAGAAACACCCTGCACGAACTGAAAACCGCCTCCATTACGGATCTTCAGAAATGGATTCAGGAAAAGCTGCCTCCACTGGAAAACCAAGTGCAAAATAAGCTCTGA
- the LOC119559286 gene encoding probable histone-lysine N-methyltransferase set-23 produces the protein MNRSDTALCDDYEHPDSLEYILESVLMPSDGSLDFKTLADEYNSVLLNQCQCNGACEKSEICPHGGQYEYPRDGVELVLKKSSNPVIECNDLCKCSRNTCSNRLVQYGPRKNLKIFDSPVYGSKGLRTTVNIPEGGYICEYAGELLTASEAKRRLNINEELGLMNYVLVLNEYTSETKQQVTIVDPSRRGNIGRYLNHSCEPNCNIAAVRIDCPIPKIGIFAARDIRAQEELCFHYGGEGEYKKFAYGKTCLCAAPNCTGFMPNTAIE, from the exons ATGAATAGATCTGATACAGCTCTTTGTGACGATTATGAGCACCCCGATAGTCTAGAGTATATATTGGAATCGGTGTTAATGCCCAGCGATGGCAGTTTAGATTTTAAAACTTTGGCGGACGAGTACAATTCCGTTCTTCTGAACCAATGTCAATGCAATGGAGCCTGCGAAAAGAGTGAAATATGTCCCCATGGAGGTCAATATGAGTACCCGAGGGATGGTGTagaattagttttaaaaaaatcctCAAATCCCGTCATCGAATGCAATGATTTATGCAAATGCAGTCGAAACACCTGCTCCAATCGACTTGTGCAATACGGTCCAAGAAAAAATCTGAAAATATTCGACTCTCCAGTATACGGATCCAAAGGTCTGCGCACTACAGTAAACATTCCAGAAGGTGGATACATATGCGAATATGCCGGAGAACTTTTGACTGCATCTGAGGCCAAAAGACGCTTGAACATCAATGAAGAACTTGGCCTGATGAACTATGTCCTGGTTTTGAATGAATACACCAGCGAAACGAAGCAACAGGTGACCATCGTGGATCCTTCTAGACGTGGGAACATCGGGCGTTACCTAAACCACAGCTGTGAACCAAACTGCAACATAGCAGCGGTACGAATAGACTGTCCCATACCGAAAATAG GTATATTTGCTGCTCGGGATATTCGGGCCCAGGAGGAGTTGTGCTTTCATTACGGCGGAGAGGGGGAGTATAAAAAGTTTGCATATGGAAAGACTTGCCTCTGCGCTGCCCCAAATTGTACGGGATTCATGCCAAACACTGCAATTGAATAA
- the LOC119559281 gene encoding protein midgut expression 1-like, whose product MCKCLAGNVACCCFNCALSVLISVISTFLVVIIVVGLAVYFIYYYEKEDDVTKYTNKVTDNIQSGFDKIKDALSK is encoded by the exons ATGTGCAAGTGCCTAGCCGGAAACGTAGCCTGCTG CTGCTTCAACTGTGCGCTTAGTGTGCTTATTTCAGTGATCAGTACATTTTTGGTGGTCATCATTGTGGTCGGCTTGGCCGTCTACTTTATTTACTACTACGAGAAGGAGGACGATGTTACCAAGTACACAAACAAAGTAACCGATAACATCCAGTCAGGATTCGACAAAATCAAAGATGCcttaagcaaataa